In Lates calcarifer isolate ASB-BC8 linkage group LG23, TLL_Latcal_v3, whole genome shotgun sequence, a single genomic region encodes these proteins:
- the LOC108876843 gene encoding parvalbumin-like EF-hand-containing protein, which produces MGDDFRPQVKKVAVAMGASLTEQDIDRMPQGMRTQGNFNYSRFLEYMRQFKTSEQREEAIRKAFMMLDKDGSGYIEWNEIKYILSTVPTATPSAPLSDEEAEAMIQALDTDGDGRVDYREFSDMVKMEKKPRK; this is translated from the exons ATGGGGGACGACTTTCGGCCACAGGTGAAGAAGGTGGCTGTGGCCATGGGAGCTTCACTCACAGAGCAGGATATCGACCGCATGCCACAGGGGATGAGAACGCagg GAAACTTCAACTACAGCAGGTTTCTGGAGTACATGAGGCAGTTCAAGACgtcagagcaaagagaggaagcCATCAGGAAGGCCTTCATGATGCTCGACAAAGATGGCAGCGGCTACATAGAGTGGAACGAGATCAA GTACATTCTGTCCACTGTGCCAACTGCAACTccatcagctcctctgtctgatGAGGAGGCAGAGGCCATGATCCAGGCTTTAGACACTGATGGAGATGGACGTGTTGACTACAGAG AGTTCTCAGACAtggtgaagatggagaagaAACCGAGGAAATAG